One segment of Drosophila mauritiana strain mau12 chromosome 3R, ASM438214v1, whole genome shotgun sequence DNA contains the following:
- the LOC117142850 gene encoding myosin heavy chain 95F isoform X2: MLEDTQLVWVRDAAEGYIQGRITEIGAKEFEVTPTDRKYPKRTCHFDDIHSSCDGPQDHDDNCELMLLNEATFLDNLKTRYYKDKIYTYVANILIAVNPYREIKELYAPDTIKKYNGRSLGELPPHVFAIADKAIRDMRVYKLSQSIIVSGESGAGKTESTKYLLKYLCYSHDSAGPIETKILDANPVLEAFGNAKTTRNNNSSRFGKFIEVHYDAKCQVVGGYISHYLLEKSRICTQSAEERNYHVFYMLLAGAPQQLRDKLSLGKPDDYRYLSGCTQYFANAKTEQLIPGSQKSKNHQQKGPLKDPIIDDYQHFHNLDKALGRLGLSDTEKLGIYSLVAAVLHLGNIAFEEIPDDVRGGCQVSEASEQSLTITSGLLGVDQTELRTALVSRVMQSKGGGFKGTVIMVPLKIYEASNARDALAKAIYSRLFDRIVGLINQSIPFQASNFYIGVLDIAGFEYFTVNSFEQFCINYCNEKLQKFFNDNILKNEQELYKREGLNVPEITFTDNQDIIELIEAKSNGIFTLLDEESKLPKPSYSHFTAEVHKSWANHYRLGLPRSSRLKAHRTLRDEEGFLVRHFAGAVCYNTEQFIEKNNDALHASLEGLVQECDNPLLQTLFPSGSSTSVRGKLNFISVGSKFKTQLGELMEKLEQNGTNFIRCIKPNSKMIDRQFEGSLALAQLKCSGTISVLELMEHGYPSRVLFADLYSMYKSVLPPELVSLPARTFCEAMFQSLNLSAKDFKFGITKVFFRPGKFVEFDRIMRSDPENMLAIVAKVKKWLIRSRWVKSALGALCVIKLRNRIIYRNKCVLIAQRIARGFLARKQHRPRYQGIGKINKIRINTLKTIEIASGLKMGREEIISGVNDIYRQIDDAIKKIKMNPRITQREMDSMYTVVMANMNKLTVDLNTKLKEQQQAEEQERLRKIQEALEAERAAKEAEEQRQREEIENKRLKAEMETRRKAAEAQRLRQEEEDRRAALALQEQLEKEAKDDAKYRQQLEQERRDHELALRLANESNGQVEDSPPVIRNGVNDASPMGSNKLISFSQVVSNIASRYLNKSENVRAQQQALGKQKYDLSKWKYSELRDAINTSCDIELLEACRQEFHRRLKVYHAWKAKNRKRTTMDENERAPRSVMEAAFKQPPLVQPIQEIVTAQHRYFRIPFMRANAPDNTKRGLWYAHFDGQWIARQMELHADKPPILLVAGTDDMQMCELSLEETGLTRKRGAEILEHEFNREWERNGGKAYKNLGAAKPNGPAAAMQKQQ, from the exons ATGTTGGAGGACACCCAGCTGGTGTGGGTGCGAGATGCCGCCGAGGGCTATATACAGGGCCGGATCACCGAGATCGGCGCCAAGGAGTTCGAGGTTACGCCCACAGATCGCAAGTATCCGAAGCGCACGTGTCACTTCGATGATATCCACTCCTCGTGCGATGGACCCCAGGATCACGATGACAACT GCGAACTCATGCTGCTCAACGAGGCCACATTTCTGGACAATTTGAAAACGCGTTACTATAAAGACAAGATCTAC ACATATGTGGCCAACATACTAATCGCCGTGAATCCGTATCGTGAGATCAAGGAGCTCTACGCACCCGATACCATCAAGAAGTACAATGGTCGTTCCCTGGGTGAACTGCCTCCTCATGTCTTTGCTATTG CGGATAAAGCCATACGCGATATGCGGGTATACAAGTTGTCCCAGTCGATCATCGTGTCCGGAGAGTCGGGCGCCGGCAAGACGGAGTCCACCAAATACCTGCTCAAATACCTGTGCTATTCGCACGACAGTGCCGGTCCCATAGAGACCAAGATATTGGACG CCAATCCCGTGCTGGAGGCCTTTGGCAATGCCAAGACAACCAGAAACAACAACTCCTCGCGATTTGGAAAGTTCATAGAGGTGCACTACGATGCCAAGTGCCAGGTGGTCGGTGGATACATATCGCACTACTTGCTGGAGAAGAGTCGCATCTGCACGCAGAGCGCCGAGGAGCGAAACTATCATGTTTTCTACATGCTCCTCGCCGGAGCTCCGCAGCAGCTGCGCGATAAGTTGAGCTTGGGCAAGCCAGATGATTACAGG TATCTCTCTGGCTGCACACAGTATTTTGCCAACGCCAAGACGGAGCAGCTAATACCGGGCTCACAAAAGTCGAAGAATCACCAGCAGAAGGGTCCGCTTAAGGATCCGATTATCGATGATTACCAGCACTTCCACAACCTGGACAAGGCCTTAGGTCGTCTGGGACTCTCGGATACGGAGAAGCTGGGCATCTATTCGCTGGTGGCAGCTGTGCTCCACCTGGGCAACATTGCTTTCGAGGAGATACCCGATGATGTGCGCGGTGGCTGCCAGGTGTCGGAGGCTTCGGAGCAGTCGCTGACTATCACCAGCGGCCTGCTGGGTGTGGATCAAACGGAGCTGCGCACTGCCCTGGTGTCCCGAGTGATGCAGAGCAAGGGAGGCGGCTTCAAGGGCACGGTTATCAT GGTTCCTCTAAAGATCTACGAGGCAAGCAATGCTCGGGATGCATTGGCCAAGGCCATCTACAGTCGACTATTCGATCGCATTGTGGGCCTGATCAACCAGAGCATTCCCTTCCAGGCTTCAAACTTTTACATCGGCGTGCTCGATATTGCTGGATTTGAGTACTTCACGGTGAACTCCTTCGAGCAGTTTTGCATCAACTACTGCAATGAGAAGCTGCAGAAGTTCTTCAACGATAATATACTGAAAAACGAGCAGGAGTTGTACAAACGCGAAGGCCTCAATGTGCCCGAGATCACTTTCACGGATAACCAGGACATCATCGAGCTGATCGAGGCCAAGTCGAATGGCATCTTTACGCTGCTCGACGAGGAGTCCAAGCTGCCGAAGCCCTCGTACTCGCACTTCACCGCCGAGGTGCACAAGTCCTGGGCGAATCACTATCGCCTGGGTCTGCCGAGATCCTCGCGACTGAAGGCCCACCGCACCCTGCGCGATGAGGAGGGCTTCCTGGTGCGTCACTTTGCCGGAGCTGTGTGCTACAACACGGAGCAGTTCATTGAGAAGAACAACGACGCCCTGCATGCTTCGCTGGAGGGTTTGGTCCAGGAGTGCGATAATCCCCTGCTGCAGACTCTCTTCCCCTCGGGAAGTAGTACTTCGGTTCGTGGAAAGCTGAACTTTATATCCGTGGGATCCAAGTTCAAGACTCAGCTGGGCGAGCTAATGGAGAAACTGGAGCAGAAT GGAACCAACTTCATACGCTGCATCAAGCCCAACAGCAAGATGATCGACCGACAGTTTGAGGGCAGCCTGGCGCTGGCCCAACTGAAGTGTTCGGGCACAATTTCGGTGCTGGAACTCATGGAGCACGGTTATCCATCTCGTGTTCTCTTTGCCGATCTCTACAGCATGTACAAATCGGTGTTGCCGCCGGAACTCGTTTCACTGCCGGCTCGTACCTTCTGCGAAGCCATGTTCCAGTCCCTCAATCTGAGCGCCAAGGACTTCAAGTTCGGCATCACCAAGGTCTTCTTCCGGCCTGGTAAATTCGTGGAGTTCGACCGCATCATGCGCTCTGATCCGGAGAATATGCTGGCCATAGTGGCCAAGGTCAAGAAGTGGCTGATTCGATCGCGTTGGGTCAAGTCCGCTCTGGGAGCCCTCTGCGTGATCAAGC TGCGCAATCGAATCATCTACCGCAACAAGTGTGTTCTAATAGCTCAGCGTATTGCACGTGGTTTCCTGGCCCGGAAGCAGCATCGTCCACGCTACCAGGGTATTGGCAAGATCAACAAGATCCGGATTAACACCCTCAAGACAATCGAAATCGCAAGTGGACTGAAGATGGGTCGTGAAGAGATTATTAGTGGGGTAAACGATATCTACAGGCAGATCGATGATGCCATCAAGAAAATCAAG ATGAATCCACGCATTACTCAACGGGAAATGGACTCGATGTACACCGTGGTCATGGCCAACATGAACAAGCTAACAGTTGATCTGAACACCAAGCTTAAGGAGCAGCAACAGGCCGAGGAGCAGGAGCGTCTGCGCAAAATCCAAGAGGCCCTGGAGGCCGAACGGGCCGCCaaggaggcggaggagcagcGCCAGCGCGAGGAAATCGAAAACAAGCGACT CAAAGCGGAGATGGAAACTCGACGAAAGGCAGCGGAAGCTCAGCGCCTCCGTCAAGAGGAGGAGGATAGGCGTGCCGCCTTGGCGTTGCAGGAGCAGTTGGAGAAGGAGGCCAAGGATGATGCCAAATACCGGCAGCAGCTCGAACAGGAACGTCGCGATCACGAGTTGGCCCTGCGTTTGGCCAACGAGTCCAATGGCCAGGTGGAGGATAGTCCACCAGTTATACGCAA TGGTGTCAATGACGCGTCTCCCATGGGTTCCAACAAATTGATCAG TTTTTCACAAGTTGTGTCAAACATTGCTTCGCGGTACTTGAATAA ATCGGAAAATGTTCGGGCCCAACAACAGGCCCTGGGCAAGCAGAAGTACGACTTGTCCAAGTGGAAGTACTCGGAGCTGCGTGATGCTATCAACACGTCCTGTGATATTGAGCTGCTGGAG GCCTGCCGTCAGGAGTTCCATCGCCGCTTGAAGGTGTACCACGCCTGGAAGGCAAAGAACCGCAAGCGCACCACCATGGATGAAAACGAGCGTGCGCCACGCAGCGTTATGGAAGCTG CCTTCAAGCAGCCGCCTTTGGTTCAGCCAATCCAGGAGATTGTGACCGCCCAGCATCGCTACTTCCGGATCCCCTTCATGCGAGCCAATGCGCCGGACAACA CCAAGCGCGGTCTGTGGTATGCCCACTTTGATGGCCAGTGGATCGCTCGCCAAATGGAACTGCATGCGGACAAGCCGCCAATTCTACTGGTGGCCGGTACGGACGACATGCAGATGTGCGAACTGAGCCTGGAGGAGACGGGTCTGACGCGTAAGCGTGGCGCTGAGATCCTGGAGCACGAGTTCAACCGCGAATGGGAGCGCAACGGGGGCAAGGCCTATAAGAATTTGGGTGCCGCCAAGCCGAATGGGCCGGCTGCTGCTATGCAGAAACAACAGTAG
- the LOC117142850 gene encoding myosin heavy chain 95F isoform X3, producing MLEDTQLVWVRDAAEGYIQGRITEIGAKEFEVTPTDRKYPKRTCHFDDIHSSCDGPQDHDDNCELMLLNEATFLDNLKTRYYKDKIYTYVANILIAVNPYREIKELYAPDTIKKYNGRSLGELPPHVFAIADKAIRDMRVYKLSQSIIVSGESGAGKTESTKYLLKYLCYSHDSAGPIETKILDANPVLEAFGNAKTTRNNNSSRFGKFIEVHYDAKCQVVGGYISHYLLEKSRICTQSAEERNYHVFYMLLAGAPQQLRDKLSLGKPDDYRYLSGCTQYFANAKTEQLIPGSQKSKNHQQKGPLKDPIIDDYQHFHNLDKALGRLGLSDTEKLGIYSLVAAVLHLGNIAFEEIPDDVRGGCQVSEASEQSLTITSGLLGVDQTELRTALVSRVMQSKGGGFKGTVIMVPLKIYEASNARDALAKAIYSRLFDRIVGLINQSIPFQASNFYIGVLDIAGFEYFTVNSFEQFCINYCNEKLQKFFNDNILKNEQELYKREGLNVPEITFTDNQDIIELIEAKSNGIFTLLDEESKLPKPSYSHFTAEVHKSWANHYRLGLPRSSRLKAHRTLRDEEGFLVRHFAGAVCYNTEQFIEKNNDALHASLEGLVQECDNPLLQTLFPSGSSTSVRGKLNFISVGSKFKTQLGELMEKLEQNGTNFIRCIKPNSKMIDRQFEGSLALAQLKCSGTISVLELMEHGYPSRVLFADLYSMYKSVLPPELVSLPARTFCEAMFQSLNLSAKDFKFGITKVFFRPGKFVEFDRIMRSDPENMLAIVAKVKKWLIRSRWVKSALGALCVIKLRNRIIYRNKCVLIAQRIARGFLARKQHRPRYQGIGKINKIRINTLKTIEIASGLKMGREEIISGVNDIYRQIDDAIKKIKMNPRITQREMDSMYTVVMANMNKLTVDLNTKLKEQQQAEEQERLRKIQEALEAERAAKEAEEQRQREEIENKRLKAEMETRRKAAEAQRLRQEEEDRRAALALQEQLEKEAKDDAKYRQQLEQERRDHELALRLANESNGQVEDSPPVIRKSENVRAQQQALGKQKYDLSKWKYSELRDAINTSCDIELLEACRQEFHRRLKVYHAWKAKNRKRTTMDENERAPRSVMEAAFKQPPLVQPIQEIVTAQHRYFRIPFMRANAPDNTKRGLWYAHFDGQWIARQMELHADKPPILLVAGTDDMQMCELSLEETGLTRKRGAEILEHEFNREWERNGGKAYKNLGAAKPNGPAAAMQKQQ from the exons ATGTTGGAGGACACCCAGCTGGTGTGGGTGCGAGATGCCGCCGAGGGCTATATACAGGGCCGGATCACCGAGATCGGCGCCAAGGAGTTCGAGGTTACGCCCACAGATCGCAAGTATCCGAAGCGCACGTGTCACTTCGATGATATCCACTCCTCGTGCGATGGACCCCAGGATCACGATGACAACT GCGAACTCATGCTGCTCAACGAGGCCACATTTCTGGACAATTTGAAAACGCGTTACTATAAAGACAAGATCTAC ACATATGTGGCCAACATACTAATCGCCGTGAATCCGTATCGTGAGATCAAGGAGCTCTACGCACCCGATACCATCAAGAAGTACAATGGTCGTTCCCTGGGTGAACTGCCTCCTCATGTCTTTGCTATTG CGGATAAAGCCATACGCGATATGCGGGTATACAAGTTGTCCCAGTCGATCATCGTGTCCGGAGAGTCGGGCGCCGGCAAGACGGAGTCCACCAAATACCTGCTCAAATACCTGTGCTATTCGCACGACAGTGCCGGTCCCATAGAGACCAAGATATTGGACG CCAATCCCGTGCTGGAGGCCTTTGGCAATGCCAAGACAACCAGAAACAACAACTCCTCGCGATTTGGAAAGTTCATAGAGGTGCACTACGATGCCAAGTGCCAGGTGGTCGGTGGATACATATCGCACTACTTGCTGGAGAAGAGTCGCATCTGCACGCAGAGCGCCGAGGAGCGAAACTATCATGTTTTCTACATGCTCCTCGCCGGAGCTCCGCAGCAGCTGCGCGATAAGTTGAGCTTGGGCAAGCCAGATGATTACAGG TATCTCTCTGGCTGCACACAGTATTTTGCCAACGCCAAGACGGAGCAGCTAATACCGGGCTCACAAAAGTCGAAGAATCACCAGCAGAAGGGTCCGCTTAAGGATCCGATTATCGATGATTACCAGCACTTCCACAACCTGGACAAGGCCTTAGGTCGTCTGGGACTCTCGGATACGGAGAAGCTGGGCATCTATTCGCTGGTGGCAGCTGTGCTCCACCTGGGCAACATTGCTTTCGAGGAGATACCCGATGATGTGCGCGGTGGCTGCCAGGTGTCGGAGGCTTCGGAGCAGTCGCTGACTATCACCAGCGGCCTGCTGGGTGTGGATCAAACGGAGCTGCGCACTGCCCTGGTGTCCCGAGTGATGCAGAGCAAGGGAGGCGGCTTCAAGGGCACGGTTATCAT GGTTCCTCTAAAGATCTACGAGGCAAGCAATGCTCGGGATGCATTGGCCAAGGCCATCTACAGTCGACTATTCGATCGCATTGTGGGCCTGATCAACCAGAGCATTCCCTTCCAGGCTTCAAACTTTTACATCGGCGTGCTCGATATTGCTGGATTTGAGTACTTCACGGTGAACTCCTTCGAGCAGTTTTGCATCAACTACTGCAATGAGAAGCTGCAGAAGTTCTTCAACGATAATATACTGAAAAACGAGCAGGAGTTGTACAAACGCGAAGGCCTCAATGTGCCCGAGATCACTTTCACGGATAACCAGGACATCATCGAGCTGATCGAGGCCAAGTCGAATGGCATCTTTACGCTGCTCGACGAGGAGTCCAAGCTGCCGAAGCCCTCGTACTCGCACTTCACCGCCGAGGTGCACAAGTCCTGGGCGAATCACTATCGCCTGGGTCTGCCGAGATCCTCGCGACTGAAGGCCCACCGCACCCTGCGCGATGAGGAGGGCTTCCTGGTGCGTCACTTTGCCGGAGCTGTGTGCTACAACACGGAGCAGTTCATTGAGAAGAACAACGACGCCCTGCATGCTTCGCTGGAGGGTTTGGTCCAGGAGTGCGATAATCCCCTGCTGCAGACTCTCTTCCCCTCGGGAAGTAGTACTTCGGTTCGTGGAAAGCTGAACTTTATATCCGTGGGATCCAAGTTCAAGACTCAGCTGGGCGAGCTAATGGAGAAACTGGAGCAGAAT GGAACCAACTTCATACGCTGCATCAAGCCCAACAGCAAGATGATCGACCGACAGTTTGAGGGCAGCCTGGCGCTGGCCCAACTGAAGTGTTCGGGCACAATTTCGGTGCTGGAACTCATGGAGCACGGTTATCCATCTCGTGTTCTCTTTGCCGATCTCTACAGCATGTACAAATCGGTGTTGCCGCCGGAACTCGTTTCACTGCCGGCTCGTACCTTCTGCGAAGCCATGTTCCAGTCCCTCAATCTGAGCGCCAAGGACTTCAAGTTCGGCATCACCAAGGTCTTCTTCCGGCCTGGTAAATTCGTGGAGTTCGACCGCATCATGCGCTCTGATCCGGAGAATATGCTGGCCATAGTGGCCAAGGTCAAGAAGTGGCTGATTCGATCGCGTTGGGTCAAGTCCGCTCTGGGAGCCCTCTGCGTGATCAAGC TGCGCAATCGAATCATCTACCGCAACAAGTGTGTTCTAATAGCTCAGCGTATTGCACGTGGTTTCCTGGCCCGGAAGCAGCATCGTCCACGCTACCAGGGTATTGGCAAGATCAACAAGATCCGGATTAACACCCTCAAGACAATCGAAATCGCAAGTGGACTGAAGATGGGTCGTGAAGAGATTATTAGTGGGGTAAACGATATCTACAGGCAGATCGATGATGCCATCAAGAAAATCAAG ATGAATCCACGCATTACTCAACGGGAAATGGACTCGATGTACACCGTGGTCATGGCCAACATGAACAAGCTAACAGTTGATCTGAACACCAAGCTTAAGGAGCAGCAACAGGCCGAGGAGCAGGAGCGTCTGCGCAAAATCCAAGAGGCCCTGGAGGCCGAACGGGCCGCCaaggaggcggaggagcagcGCCAGCGCGAGGAAATCGAAAACAAGCGACT CAAAGCGGAGATGGAAACTCGACGAAAGGCAGCGGAAGCTCAGCGCCTCCGTCAAGAGGAGGAGGATAGGCGTGCCGCCTTGGCGTTGCAGGAGCAGTTGGAGAAGGAGGCCAAGGATGATGCCAAATACCGGCAGCAGCTCGAACAGGAACGTCGCGATCACGAGTTGGCCCTGCGTTTGGCCAACGAGTCCAATGGCCAGGTGGAGGATAGTCCACCAGTTATACGCAA ATCGGAAAATGTTCGGGCCCAACAACAGGCCCTGGGCAAGCAGAAGTACGACTTGTCCAAGTGGAAGTACTCGGAGCTGCGTGATGCTATCAACACGTCCTGTGATATTGAGCTGCTGGAG GCCTGCCGTCAGGAGTTCCATCGCCGCTTGAAGGTGTACCACGCCTGGAAGGCAAAGAACCGCAAGCGCACCACCATGGATGAAAACGAGCGTGCGCCACGCAGCGTTATGGAAGCTG CCTTCAAGCAGCCGCCTTTGGTTCAGCCAATCCAGGAGATTGTGACCGCCCAGCATCGCTACTTCCGGATCCCCTTCATGCGAGCCAATGCGCCGGACAACA CCAAGCGCGGTCTGTGGTATGCCCACTTTGATGGCCAGTGGATCGCTCGCCAAATGGAACTGCATGCGGACAAGCCGCCAATTCTACTGGTGGCCGGTACGGACGACATGCAGATGTGCGAACTGAGCCTGGAGGAGACGGGTCTGACGCGTAAGCGTGGCGCTGAGATCCTGGAGCACGAGTTCAACCGCGAATGGGAGCGCAACGGGGGCAAGGCCTATAAGAATTTGGGTGCCGCCAAGCCGAATGGGCCGGCTGCTGCTATGCAGAAACAACAGTAG